The segment ACCCTGAACATGGATGTCTTTGAATCCTTTCTCAGTTCTGACCCCATCTGCAACCAGCATCGAGAACTTCTCTAGCATTCTGGCTGCACACTGGCTTGCTGAACAGGTTGCACCTCTGCCACCTCAGCAACATTGGGCCCTGCAAGATCCTCCCCAAAGATGTGGAAGGCATCCATACCCTCCATAGCTACCAAAACCATGGAAAAGTACATAAAAACGAACAAATGGATGGAACACTTTGAAAATTAGACAAATGGATACACAAACATTTCAAGCACAACATAGTTCAAAAAACAGAGTTTGAATTACAAAATACATAACCAAACAATAGAAATGAGACTTAGTTCTACAACACAGGCATCATAGTCTTAGGGATTGGTCTCAGCATTAAATAATACATGTTCATTGGATCTACAAAACATACTGCTGCAGCAATGTCAACTAATTAGCCCCAGTCCTAGTAGCCCACATCTGTGATGCCCATTCATCTCTCTTGGCAGCCCAAGTGGTGTTGTCATAGCCATTGTCATGGGGTCCATGGTGATGAGGAGGGTTGGGCTCCCCTCCAGAGGAATGATCTCATCTTGACCAAACCTAAGAATCCAATTGTGCAGGATGCAACATGCTAGGACTAGCTTAACCTGAGTCTTGTAGGGATGGAATGGTTTGTTGTATAGGATCCTGAACCTATTCTTCAGAGAACCAAATGCTCTTTCAACAGTAACTCTCAGCGAGGAATGCCTCAGGTTGAACAACTCCCTTGGGTTCTGGGGGCTTCTAACACCGAACTCCCTAAGATGGTATCTTGTGGCTCTGTATGGGGGGAGGAACCCAGGCTTGACAGCATACCCAGCATCAACAAGGTAAAACTTCCCTAAACATGAGGGGACACAATATTAGATCTTAGAAGCAGTACCTAGTGGACCATGTCTAACAGATTGTCAAAGTAGGAAAACTATCTGGTGGCACTCTAAGGCCATCCTCCCTCTCCAAGGCATCTCCAAGGATCCTAGCATCATGTGCAGATCCCTCCCAACTAGCCAACACATAAGTGAATCTCAGATCGAAATCCACTGCAGCAAGGACATTCTGTGTAGTAGAATGCTTTCTCCCCATGAAAGCAGCCCTATACTTTTCAGGGACTCTGGCAAGTACATGCGTTCCGTCAATAGCCCCCACACAATCCTATCACAATATGCAAGATTAGGAATAAGGACAACCTACATGATAAACAGATATTGGGTGTAgtgaagaactccaaccttgaAGAAAGGGTTCCACCTCCTACTGTTGTTAATTTTTGGAGCGACAGTAGTAGATGGTGGTAGTATCATATCATTCCTCAGCTCCCCTACTGCATACAGGACTTCTTGAAAATATCTGCTGATGGTTTCTAAAGACCTCCTAAATACAGGAGTGAGAACCCTGAATCGCTGGTTATGaccaacaaccatcaagaacatGCTACCTGTTCTTCAATACTCATGTGGATGCTGTCTCTAAGAAGGGCTCGGTTGCGAAACAGGTCACACAGCTGAAAGAAGGGGGCTTTCCTCATCCTAAGAAGCTCAACACAACGACGATCGTCGCTGTGATAGATGAAACTAAGATTCCTGTTCCTCTCTTCATCTCTGGCACTCAAAGGTCCATAGGTAATACCTCGCCTAGAGGAAGACAACCTCCTAAATCTGACAAAAAGCCATGCAGTGATGACTGCAACCAAGGCAGCACCCCTACTGACAAGCTGACGGCGCCTAGTTGAACGAACCATGGTGCTAAACAAGAAATTAGACATGAATTAGAAACCAAGGACCCTGTCTCCGAGGATCAGCTGCACCACCACTAGGTGTGCCTCCCAGATCCGAAAAGAACACATGACTTGAACATGAGAAGGACTAAACTTTTGCTGGGTAAACAAAATTAGGGACATTTGCAGCAGTATGAGTACAACCCTAACAGATTACTCGAATCGGCTGCGTCACCAATCGGTGCGCCACCCAGATCCGTAAACATCATCGACCAAATCCCTAAAGCTCAGCGCAAAAAACCAGGGAAATCGCCATAACAGTGTTCGCGCAACACAAGAATACACGGAGAGGAAATAAAGGGGAAGAGGAGGAGTGCTGCAGCATACCACCGCCACGGGGCCTTACCAGGAACACCGACGAACTTCGCCGCCTGGGATGGAACGGCCAAGAGGAGGGAAACAGGGGGGACGCGAGTGAGAGCGAGGCAGCGAGAGAGAGTGGCGGATCGGGAGAGGGAGAGTGAACAGTAGCCTGAAACCCTAGCCAAGCGGTGAGGCTGTGCCTTTTATTCGGTGGCCGTCCAAGGCCAAGCGGGCCTCGCGCGGGGAGCCGGACGGAGCCTGGCTCTAGAAGAAACACCAACCCCGTGTTTCTTTCTGGGCCAGGCTCCAGCTGTACGGGTGGCCTCCTGGAGCCTGGCTAGATGGGCTGGCCTGCAAACCAAACAAGCGAAAACTGGCCCAACTGAGCCAAAACCCAGCCTAGcagcccaaccaaacacaccctatatCTTGGCCATGCTAGTGCCGAGCTTATATACCATGCTAGTCACTACATTTTGGTCTCTACTACATAAGTCATACACGATAAATTTCATTGCAAAAACTGTTTGGTTCATCTtccgtttttctttcttttttttgagacAGGGTTCATGTtattcgcttgtcttataagtcgTACTTTTTTCTGCCaaccagcagtgtttttctctctgaAAATCCATTgctgaaagtattgttcgctgatttattatgagaaaaaacaCTACTACCTAACAGAAAAAGTACGGCTTATAAGACACTGCTGACTAGCTACAATCACTAGCTTTGAAAAGTATGTCTCGTCTAACATAACACATAAAGAAGACTAATAGAATGTACTTTGGCGAGGAACACTGCAGCATATCCGGCAATGCTCAGCCATACGTGACACCGTCAACTGAATCTACGCATACATTGTTGGAGTAAGTACACGAGGCCACACATATTCTTCTGCTCCATAAAGCCGGCCAAGTGAACTACCAGTATCTTTTATATTTGCCCCAATATAGAAGTGGGATATTTTTGCATTTAAAGAAACTGCTAAATAAACTTATGAAGTGTTTGATCTAAAGAATCACCTTATCAAAAATGAAATGCTCCATCATGGAGTCATTGCATCGGATAAATCCATTTCTCGTTATTGAGCTAACTCGGGGGATTATGTGGCAATAGACAAATAGATTTcattcctcaaaccaaacaaaaaTGTAAGGAATGAGAAGCCCCATTCCTTAAACTAAACAACTCCTTGGACCTTGGTGAATCAAATCCACTTGGACAGTAACAGTTACCCTTGTAGAACTTACCACAGTTGGAACCTGGACACCCAGCTGCAGTTCTTTAGTAATCCTGGAATTTGCTATTTCTTGATTGATCTTTTCCTTCAAGAAGTTTGTACATCAGTGGTGTTTCTTCCCCTCTTCAAAGGGGGCAAAATGAAAAGGGGGAAACAATAAATGAATTACATCTTGGGTATTACACTACACTACTATCTGCTAGAGTAGGCAGTCTCAAGTGACGCGCTCACTAGTTTAAGAGGGTTCATCTaaaaatagacaaaaataaaaaaggaaaaaaactgAACAGATGAGGAAAATTTTGCTCAGTGGTGTGTAGGCCTATGACCCCTTGGACCATAGTAATCCACATGAATCTCTGGCAGACTGTGGCCAACTCTACCTTTCTCTTCAGAAATGCTTTCCTCCATTTTCCCACCAGATGGCTCATTGTCAGTGTCCCTCACTCCCATCACCCCAGGTTTCTGAAATAACCAAAGAATGCACAACAGTTAGGAACTGCAGAAAGAATCACTGAAAGATCAGTATGAAATGCGCTTGCGAATAGCGGTTACTTACATCAACCATCTGCTTGTTGAATGCCTCATGGCTCTCTGCATCCAGCCGAATACCCTGCACCCTTGCCGTCACCAGGAACAGAACAATGACAACCATCACCAACGACAAGGAGTTCTTCATCATATCTCTGTGTGAGGATCTTGGAACAGTTCAGTAGTGAAGCTCAGTTGGAATAGTGAAGACTGAAGAGCTATGGTCTTTGTTGCTTGGAGCTGAACCATTTGACTCAGAGATGAATATATACATCTTTGCTATGGAACACTACCCTGGCCCCATCCAGTGATTGGTGTACTCATGTCTGCAGCAGAGGGGTTACCTGAAGTACCAATGCAAGATGTGGCCATAGTTTATGTTCTCTGTGCCGGCCTTTGCAGAGGTATGTCTGCCCAAAATATGGTCCTTGTTTAGGCCACTGGCCCCTGGATTAGGTGCTAATGCCATGCTTGAAAGTACCAAAGAGAATTATAATTTTGCCAAGTACTCTGCCTGGTCTCAGGTATGACATACATCTACCCCTAGAGGCCTAGAAACTTGTGTGTTTGTCTGTAGAGAAATGTACACGAGTGCGTATATTTGTTCGTGCATTCCTCCAATAAAGTACAAGCGAACATGCCAATTCGGTTATTTTACTGGCATGTCGAAAAGGCAGTATCTTGACCTTGTTGCAAACAGACAACACTAGTCAGGCGACAACGATCGGTGTTTGCGCAACCTAACCATTTTTGCTTGCATTGTTCTCAACTGTGTTCAGCTCCATAATTTTTGTATCACGAGAGCGAGACCACACAACTGAACAATCATGTGAGAACAGGAAATTTGACCCAGTCTTGACACATTTCAGTCAAGAATTGTTTTTTACATGACGAAAGGCCAATTGCAAAGGCTAGGCAGTGACATTTTTATTTACAAAAAAGGGGGCAAACATTACACAGTGAGCTGGGAACTCACAGCTTCTTTGCCAGATTTACTTTCATCTGCTTAAAATCTCTCACACGATGGAGCTCAAATTTGTTGGTTCAATCACCAACAAGAATAGTATCAAGTTTGTTGGTTCAACTACCAACAAGAATAATATCAAGTTTGTTGGTTCAATTACCAACAAGAATAGTAACCTGTGTCGTAGCAATGGGTAACACCTAACAACAATGAGGAGCCGAGATGACTACATACAATTACAACTCGGCAATGCAACACAGTACCTAATTGTGACAAGAATGTGGTTACTGCCTTCCCAGGAGTATCCTGAGGCTATTGAGCCCTTCAGCTGATATGCTCCGTGCCACCCTACCGGGACGGTCCACTTTGATCTGAGGAGGGGCCTCCAGGTGGAACGTGACCAACACTGCAGTTAAGTTGTCAGTGGCCCCTCGCCTTATTGCCTCCTCAACGATTTCCTTGCAGCATAATTTCACATCGTTGTGCTCTTGGAGGCGCTTCCGTGCAAAGTCCACGGAGTTTTGATTTGAAAAGACATCCCAGATTCCATCACTGCCAATTATCAAGAACTCATCGTCCTTTGTTAGTGTGATCATCTTGAGCTCTGGATCAGCACTCAGGGGACCTCCTGGTTCGCCGACTTCTTTCATACCCTCAAGATGCCAGTCACCAAGCGCTCTAGTGACTCCTAGCAAACCATTCAGATAGCCATCATCCACATAGCCACCAAGCGATTCTACGCGCAATTTTTCACTGAGGCTACAAGGCCTGTGGTCCATAGACATTTCAATTGCAGTGCCACACCGGGAAAGAACTGCCCTACAATCACCAGCATTAGCGACCAGAAGAGACCTGCATGAATCATGCAAATTTTTAGCGTTGACCATAAAGGTTCTAACAGATAACAAGTGCAAATAAATTTAAATGTATAAATAAGTTAGAAAGTGACACATCATACATGGTGTGTGCCTGCTTGGCAATTCTAAAACAAGATTACAAATCTGAAAAATTCTAAAAGAAACTAGTAGATATTGGGTAGCTGCAAACCTTTACCAACCTATGAGGATCCATCAATGGTCTAAAGTTTAAACCATAGGCCTCTAAGCTTCCGAATCCCAAATTCTCATTAAATGGTCGCAATAATGATCAGGTGAACAAACCGTGATTTATGTCGAGGACGAGGACAATCAGTTCAGTTTAGATATCAACTGAGTATCTAAAAGTCAAATCATCTTTTCTGGTTCACAATACCTCACCTAATATTAACTACTTTGCTTAAGTATTTGCACACTTTTTAAAAAACAAGAGCAAGCACACACCATCACACGTTGgctaattttttacaatttgatTTAGAATTGTGTTACTTGGCATAAATAGAAGTCAATAttcaaatgtttgcaataaagatTAGAACGCGTTGAAGACTAGACCTAGTACAGCATAGTTGCTGAACAGCCATGGTACTAGCTCTATACAACTTTAAAAGGTAaaacttagggcctgtttggatcaCTAGGGCTATTTACTAGTTGGGGCTAAAAAATAGCCCCAATTAGctagagctagctagctatttgGCTTACAACTAGTAGAAACACCTAGTAGCCTTCCTGTTTGGATGCGCTAGAGCAAATTTTTGCTAGCTAACAATTAGCCCTTGTATCCAAACATGCCCTTAAAATGAGATGAAATATTGTACAGACATGATTGAACACTGTAGCTTCAGTTCAGATACATTTTCACCAGATGTCCACTAAAATATTTAATATGTAATCCATCTGGTAGACATTGAACAATAAGGCTTTGTGAGGAAACCAATTATATTACATATACAGCTCATGATATATTAATGCAGAACTCCTAAATATACTATGAAAAGCTGGGGATCATCATACTTATGACAGGAAAGTACCTTCCAAAAATCATTGCTGTAAGTGCAGTTGTGCCAGAGGATGTTGCTCTATGGAGAGAGCATGTCTCAGCAAACTGGCAATCAGTCTGCATAAAGGACTTCCTCACAACTTTTTCAAGCTGAAGAGGGAAATCTGAATCTTCCACAATCACCCTTGGTAAATTATCACGAACGAAATGGGCAGCATCTTTTCCACCGTGACCATCAAAGACCTGATTATTGAAATGGAGAAAATAGATACCTAAGAGGAATATCAAGTTTTTGTGAACCATGCATGCAGAATGACTAATGTGGTTATCTAGGTTAAGCGATGATGAGCAAGCGTGCAACTCAATGAAATTATTGAGAACACAGATCTGCAGATTACTAGTTGTACTTGTACATATGTAGAATAAGTTTACTAAGATATGAATTTGTTCCATTGAACTTAAATAACTTGCCAAGGAAAACAATTGCATACATCGTAAGAAGCAGACTCATTTTCTGAAAGGAGAAAAAAAGTTATAAGCCTATCTTCAGCTTCTGATATTGCAATGAACTACACATATGAAAATACTTGACTCAATGCGGACCAAATTTGTTATTGAGTCCTCTTCTTTGTATGGGGTATTCTAGTGATGTAGTCAGAACTTACCATCAGCATAGACTGCTTGTTAATTTGCATGTTTGGCAATATGATTGGTCTATCAAACTAGGAAAGGTAAAATATAAGTGGGCAAGACGGCAAGTGTTTACCCCATAGAAGGAAACAACTTCATTATCTAATGATGGGAAGCCAAAGTTCTTAGCAAGGTCTGGAATGCACACGTGGGTATCTTCCATGTATTGGCGACCTCCAATATGAGACCAATCACCCGATCGGATTACTGGAACAAAATTGCTTAACTTCTGCCTGAAATCAGCAGAAGTAGTGTTTTCGCAAACTCTCTCCATCTGCATGTAAACAGGATCAGTGCACAAGAAtgcaatacaggaagcaccaaATGTGAATCTATAGATAAGCTGATCTAAATTACATGAAATCACAAAGTCAAGTTAGCGCAAGTAGCATTGCCATAACTAACTTGAACATACTAATATAAGGAAACTCCATTACTTCAATTGATCATAAACCCAAATCC is part of the Sorghum bicolor cultivar BTx623 chromosome 10, Sorghum_bicolor_NCBIv3, whole genome shotgun sequence genome and harbors:
- the LOC8065402 gene encoding probable protein phosphatase 2C 54, with amino-acid sequence MCVEEPEDAERLGFGDAGVEEPAKFPLVQMERVCENTTSADFRQKLSNFVPVIRSGDWSHIGGRQYMEDTHVCIPDLAKNFGFPSLDNEVVSFYGVFDGHGGKDAAHFVRDNLPRVIVEDSDFPLQLEKVVRKSFMQTDCQFAETCSLHRATSSGTTALTAMIFGRSLLVANAGDCRAVLSRCGTAIEMSMDHRPCSLSEKLRVESLGGYVDDGYLNGLLGVTRALGDWHLEGMKEVGEPGGPLSADPELKMITLTKDDEFLIIGSDGIWDVFSNQNSVDFARKRLQEHNDVKLCCKEIVEEAIRRGATDNLTAVLVTFHLEAPPQIKVDRPGRVARSISAEGLNSLRILLGRQ